The proteins below are encoded in one region of Winogradskyella helgolandensis:
- a CDS encoding ApeA N-terminal domain 1-containing protein, whose translation MFKENKYYGEVWFKSAEDNKCFCVLELINDEVHITTNLSERLPAYQIELIYGVFTGLGYLTFVNCKIKNSSNGIVETKTYKPKYTFACAYHLIEPIGLKINEFQIDNLAIVSWVRKMHWYNSLEDKLEKEDDVVHNTNITKDLSIKITKSTSYTSNHDFFRMDNVGYVDFISEKKLSILESIDLYNSFQKLFHFLYGKSVQFKSFNFKCLSCGNWASLYYKDDFNKENISGFIALDYDTIKDDLSNIIKHWYNNEGISYCADIIIENLLSVKTSHSRRFTNSYTAFEAYSLKFGNKIKNSSFAKDLLEQKQLLVDITNIPEDDIKTYVSKIVRHRDYLIHRTKTKNNIFSQFELLYISFLLDYLVGLGLVKQMEVSDKIIEKIIERAKSTYQDMQSVNRLLNKDLLVDNNNKVQPSM comes from the coding sequence ATGTTTAAAGAGAATAAATATTATGGCGAGGTATGGTTTAAATCTGCAGAGGATAATAAGTGCTTTTGTGTATTAGAGTTAATTAATGATGAAGTGCACATAACGACCAATTTGTCAGAAAGATTACCTGCCTATCAAATAGAGTTAATTTATGGGGTTTTTACAGGTTTAGGCTATTTAACTTTTGTAAACTGCAAGATTAAAAACAGTAGCAATGGAATAGTAGAGACTAAAACTTATAAGCCTAAATATACGTTTGCTTGTGCATATCATTTAATTGAACCTATAGGTTTGAAAATTAATGAATTTCAAATTGACAATTTAGCAATAGTGAGTTGGGTTAGAAAAATGCATTGGTATAATTCTTTAGAAGACAAACTTGAAAAAGAGGATGACGTAGTCCACAATACGAATATTACTAAAGACTTATCTATTAAAATCACAAAATCAACATCATATACTTCTAACCACGACTTTTTTAGAATGGACAATGTTGGATATGTCGATTTTATATCAGAAAAAAAATTGAGTATTCTTGAGAGTATAGATTTATATAATTCATTTCAAAAATTATTTCATTTTTTATACGGTAAGTCTGTACAATTTAAATCTTTTAATTTTAAATGTTTAAGCTGTGGTAATTGGGCTTCGTTATATTACAAGGATGATTTCAACAAAGAAAACATATCTGGTTTTATAGCGCTTGACTATGATACTATTAAAGATGATTTGTCCAATATAATTAAGCATTGGTATAACAATGAAGGCATAAGTTATTGTGCTGATATTATTATCGAAAATTTACTCTCGGTTAAAACGAGTCATAGTAGGCGATTTACAAATTCCTATACAGCTTTCGAGGCTTATAGTTTGAAATTTGGTAATAAGATTAAGAACTCATCTTTTGCCAAAGATTTATTAGAACAAAAGCAATTATTAGTCGATATAACTAATATTCCAGAAGATGATATTAAAACATATGTATCAAAGATTGTTCGTCATCGAGATTATTTAATACATCGCACTAAAACAAAAAACAATATTTTTTCACAGTTTGAACTATTGTATATATCCTTTTTATTAGATTATTTGGTTGGTTTAGGCTTGGTGAAACAAATGGAAGTTTCTGATAAAATTATTGAAAAAATAATAGAGCGTGCTAAATCTACATACCAAGATATGCAGTCTGTAAATAGACTACTAAACAAAGATTTATTAGTTGATAACAATAATAAAGTTCAACCTTCTATGTAA
- a CDS encoding Piwi domain-containing protein: protein MQEHLKTNILNFKWPNSAPTIFLSLEDIEGSHPIHKSKFSRQIKEVFPDTDLSNTDQIFTTFTTETPNAPSIKLNLVNGRELRIYKQYLKHQLRSYFQSKDYIVVKNFVGDVQVWMPSLKGNTEHYNLYYKFSFKVQFAKLTDLPELIVSYDGTSKVLTTSVKDIEETENIKRCVYGQKTFNYQMKLDTEEKEEFYNAIEFDQAFPIFSLPLARALNIPIEEPVRPINKYQKYVALINNFATNYLFTEDFKAIFPFKNDAFIDVPLNRINHIDPQVGLLEFGKDQYGNKKTHLVPKLAMNNLNPYKRPNNQNIKFFFVYHTSHKEAIKTFYNNLKTGVTADKKYFKGIEAYVNIKASTSKEHFIEFTNENNPIPEIVEKLESLTFDHDNVLYAAFYLSPFDKFTQNPEDREIYIQIKELFLNEGIVTQVVDYEKMVVNIENQYNFQFSLQNMALAIHAKLGGAPWKLAVTDKKELVIGVGAFTNQGENRRYIASAFSFQNNGLFRKFEYFDQSETDLLAGSICKAIRDFTSVAEADKVVIHFYKEMSYEELKPIIRGMHTLGLKIPLYILNINKTEAEDIIAYDLNWNKKLMPVSGTYIRISENHFLLFNNARYPNSQRYADTDGYPFPIKIKVSSPDEDAFEDADVVLELLTQVYQFSRLYWKSLRQQNVPITIKYPEMVAQIAPHFNNGVPDDAKDALWFL, encoded by the coding sequence ATGCAAGAACACCTCAAAACCAACATACTTAATTTTAAATGGCCTAATAGTGCGCCTACAATATTTTTATCATTAGAGGATATTGAAGGCAGTCATCCCATTCATAAATCTAAATTTTCAAGACAGATTAAAGAGGTGTTTCCAGACACAGACCTATCTAATACAGACCAAATATTTACAACATTTACAACAGAAACACCTAATGCACCAAGCATTAAGCTGAATTTAGTAAATGGTAGAGAATTGAGAATATATAAACAATACCTTAAACACCAATTAAGAAGCTATTTTCAATCAAAAGACTATATAGTAGTAAAAAACTTTGTTGGTGATGTACAAGTGTGGATGCCTTCTCTTAAAGGCAATACAGAACATTATAATTTGTATTACAAATTCTCATTTAAGGTACAATTTGCAAAACTCACAGACTTACCAGAGCTTATTGTATCGTATGATGGCACATCAAAAGTCCTTACAACATCTGTTAAGGATATAGAGGAAACAGAGAATATTAAGCGTTGTGTATATGGACAAAAGACTTTTAATTACCAAATGAAACTCGATACAGAGGAGAAAGAAGAATTTTATAATGCAATTGAGTTTGACCAAGCATTCCCAATATTTAGTTTACCATTAGCACGAGCATTAAATATACCTATTGAAGAACCTGTAAGACCAATTAATAAATACCAAAAATATGTAGCACTTATCAATAATTTTGCAACCAACTATCTGTTTACAGAAGATTTTAAAGCCATATTTCCATTTAAGAATGATGCTTTTATAGATGTGCCTCTCAATCGTATCAACCATATCGACCCACAAGTAGGTTTATTAGAATTTGGTAAAGACCAATATGGTAATAAAAAAACACATTTAGTGCCTAAATTGGCAATGAATAACCTCAACCCTTACAAAAGACCCAACAACCAAAACATTAAGTTTTTCTTTGTATACCATACCTCACATAAAGAAGCAATTAAAACCTTTTACAATAACCTCAAAACTGGTGTTACTGCGGATAAAAAGTATTTTAAAGGGATTGAGGCTTATGTAAATATTAAGGCTTCAACTTCTAAAGAACATTTTATTGAATTTACTAACGAAAACAACCCAATACCAGAAATAGTTGAAAAGTTAGAGAGTTTAACCTTCGACCACGATAATGTGCTTTACGCAGCTTTTTATTTAAGTCCTTTCGATAAGTTCACACAAAATCCCGAAGACCGCGAAATCTATATTCAAATCAAAGAACTGTTTTTAAATGAAGGCATTGTTACACAAGTGGTAGATTATGAAAAAATGGTGGTCAATATCGAGAATCAATACAACTTCCAATTTTCATTGCAAAATATGGCGTTAGCTATTCACGCCAAATTAGGTGGCGCACCTTGGAAACTTGCAGTAACCGATAAAAAAGAATTAGTAATAGGTGTTGGTGCATTTACCAATCAAGGCGAAAACAGACGTTATATAGCAAGTGCTTTTAGCTTTCAAAACAATGGCTTATTTAGAAAGTTCGAATATTTTGACCAAAGCGAAACAGACCTATTGGCAGGAAGTATATGTAAAGCCATTAGAGATTTTACATCGGTTGCAGAAGCAGATAAAGTAGTCATTCACTTCTATAAGGAAATGAGTTACGAGGAACTAAAACCAATTATTAGAGGGATGCATACATTAGGGTTAAAAATTCCGCTCTACATTCTAAATATCAATAAAACAGAAGCAGAAGATATTATTGCTTACGACCTTAATTGGAACAAAAAGTTAATGCCTGTAAGTGGTACATACATACGTATTAGCGAAAATCATTTTTTGTTGTTTAATAATGCACGTTACCCTAATTCACAGCGGTATGCAGATACAGATGGTTATCCGTTCCCAATAAAAATTAAGGTAAGCAGTCCAGATGAAGATGCTTTTGAAGATGCAGATGTAGTGTTAGAATTATTAACACAAGTGTATCAGTTTAGCAGATTATATTGGAAATCGCTTCGACAACAAAATGTACCAATCACAATAAAATATCCAGAAATGGTAGCACAAATAGCACCACATTTTAATAATGGCGTTCCAGACGATGCTAAAGATGCTCTATGGTTTTTGTAA
- a CDS encoding CusA/CzcA family heavy metal efflux RND transporter produces the protein MINKIIDFSINNKFIIGLLTLTIIGTGIWSMTKVPIDAVPDITNNQVQVITQSPNLGTEDIEQIVTYPIEVAMSNLPDVQEIRSISRFGLSVVTIVFDDDMGTYLPRQLVAEKLNKVKEQIPAGFGEPTMGPISTGLGEIYQYTLKVAPEFKDKYNIADLRSMQDWIVQRQMAMVPGVVEVNAIGGKIKQYEVAVDPNDLNAIGLTITDVFNALEANNQNTGGAYIEKNHQANFIRGEGLVRSLEDIKKITVKNINNIPVTIGDIATVQFGSAIRYGALTQDGEGEVVGGLVMMLKGANSNDVIANVKERMTQIEKSLPEGVIIEPLLDRSKLIGETTSTVTTNLIEGALIVIFVLVFLLGNWRGGLIVASTIPLSLLFAFILMNVFDVWVNLMSLGAIDFGIIVDGAVIIVESTVFLIASQVLKKKQLTSKERDKVASNASKKMMNAAFFGQLIILIVFLPILALQGIEGKMFKPMALTFIFAMIGAMVLCLTYVPMMSALILRAPKNDKKSYGDRFVHWVEDKYQPLLVRALRKGKWVIGIAVVLFGITVFMFSRMGGEFIPQLDEGDIAFHAILKPGSSLTETIETTTKIEQIVKAKFPEVDKIVSRIGVAEIPTDPMPMDIADVFVILKPKSEWTTIESKDELIEAMKEAVEMVPGVNYEFTQPIEMRFNELLEGVREDIAIKLYGEDIDILSQKAEEISKIIAGTEGIGDMKAEATTGLPQMTINYNRNKLAQYGLQINTLNQTVQSAFAGGTAGVIFEGEKRFDLVVRLSDQNRKDISDVQNLYINLPSGAQIPLREIADVSYKAGPMQISRDNTNRRTYVGVNVRGRDVKSLVTEIKSKLDAQLELPSGYFIRYGGAFENLERASNRLQTVVPIALLLIFILIYFALKSLPQTLMIYIAIPMATIGGVVALWLRDMPFSISAGVGFIVLFGVAVLNGLVMISGLNELKEEGVTNLKDRIVEGTKRRIRPIMLTAFTDVLGFLPMAISSSAGAEVQRPLATVVIGGLLTSTLLTLFVLPILYHWVENKSFTFKPNKKLVTATAVVLLLFGFSPQSNAQELNDTIPEISLQEAVKLAKSNYPLLKQKQLEITKQEQLKSTAYDFGTTQIFTGGEEIDNGNGIYTTIGIGQSNIDVFGIGSKKKLQEQRIQLAQKAFQLSELELELEVKKAWSNCYQMKQNYDLYKELDSIYSKFEQAVALNYEVEAISKLEYSAAKNQAFQIQNKKAQAYSDYLIALRQFNLWLVSDEIFTVSDEFDVAMDNDMEMSNIESHPLYSISLSIVDEAEAKYKAAKVDNLPKFNLQGGLQKVNGNSGFYTYQAGISIPFLSGTNKAQVRSARIDKDIAETNVAFKKQEVQSRFVQAKENYMKWKTSWEFYKDQVLPLTKEQKTGALLAYREGEIDYTAFTQLIKEAIQSELEAQTALVNYLESTFQLQYFNQ, from the coding sequence ATGATTAATAAAATCATTGATTTTTCAATCAATAACAAATTTATTATTGGTTTGCTTACGCTTACCATAATCGGAACAGGTATTTGGAGTATGACCAAAGTGCCAATAGATGCTGTTCCAGATATTACCAATAACCAAGTACAGGTTATTACACAATCCCCCAATTTAGGTACTGAAGATATTGAGCAAATTGTTACTTATCCAATTGAAGTGGCAATGAGCAATCTTCCTGATGTTCAGGAAATAAGGTCAATTTCTCGTTTTGGCTTATCTGTGGTTACTATTGTATTTGATGATGATATGGGAACATATCTACCTCGCCAATTAGTAGCCGAAAAACTAAACAAAGTCAAAGAGCAAATACCTGCTGGATTTGGCGAACCTACAATGGGTCCTATTTCAACAGGTTTAGGAGAGATTTACCAATACACACTAAAAGTTGCACCAGAGTTTAAAGACAAATACAACATTGCAGATTTACGCTCAATGCAAGACTGGATTGTACAGCGTCAAATGGCAATGGTTCCTGGTGTGGTAGAAGTAAACGCTATTGGTGGAAAAATAAAACAATACGAAGTAGCGGTTGACCCAAACGATTTAAATGCTATTGGCCTTACCATTACAGATGTGTTTAATGCACTTGAAGCCAATAATCAAAATACAGGAGGTGCATATATTGAAAAGAACCATCAAGCCAATTTTATTCGTGGTGAAGGCTTGGTGAGAAGTTTAGAGGACATTAAAAAAATCACTGTCAAGAATATTAATAATATACCTGTCACTATTGGCGATATTGCTACGGTACAATTTGGCTCTGCAATTCGTTACGGTGCATTAACCCAAGATGGTGAAGGAGAAGTTGTAGGTGGATTGGTAATGATGCTAAAAGGAGCTAATTCCAATGATGTTATTGCCAATGTAAAAGAGCGAATGACTCAAATTGAAAAGTCGTTACCAGAAGGCGTAATTATTGAACCATTATTAGACCGAAGTAAATTAATTGGCGAAACAACTTCTACAGTAACAACTAATCTTATTGAAGGTGCATTAATCGTCATTTTTGTGTTGGTCTTTTTGTTAGGTAATTGGCGAGGAGGTTTAATAGTTGCCTCTACTATTCCATTATCCTTATTATTTGCTTTTATTTTAATGAATGTTTTTGATGTTTGGGTAAACCTAATGAGTTTAGGAGCAATTGATTTCGGAATCATTGTAGATGGTGCTGTAATTATTGTTGAAAGCACTGTTTTTCTTATAGCATCACAAGTTTTGAAAAAGAAACAACTTACATCTAAAGAAAGAGATAAAGTTGCTTCTAATGCTTCAAAAAAGATGATGAATGCTGCCTTCTTCGGTCAGTTGATTATCCTTATCGTTTTTCTACCCATTTTAGCCTTACAAGGTATTGAAGGAAAGATGTTTAAACCAATGGCTTTGACCTTTATTTTTGCTATGATTGGTGCAATGGTACTTTGTTTAACCTATGTGCCAATGATGTCAGCTTTAATATTAAGAGCACCTAAAAACGATAAAAAATCTTATGGAGATAGATTTGTGCATTGGGTTGAAGATAAATACCAACCTTTATTGGTTAGAGCCTTGCGAAAAGGGAAATGGGTAATTGGTATTGCAGTTGTGTTGTTCGGAATAACCGTTTTTATGTTTTCAAGAATGGGTGGCGAGTTCATTCCGCAACTCGATGAAGGTGATATTGCATTTCACGCTATTTTAAAACCAGGTAGTTCACTTACAGAAACTATTGAAACTACTACCAAAATAGAACAAATAGTAAAAGCAAAATTTCCAGAAGTTGATAAAATTGTGAGTCGTATTGGTGTTGCCGAAATTCCAACCGACCCGATGCCTATGGATATTGCCGATGTTTTTGTAATTCTGAAACCTAAAAGTGAATGGACTACTATAGAATCAAAAGATGAATTGATTGAAGCAATGAAAGAAGCAGTTGAAATGGTTCCTGGTGTTAATTATGAGTTTACACAACCTATTGAAATGCGTTTTAACGAGTTATTAGAAGGTGTTCGTGAAGATATTGCTATAAAACTTTATGGTGAAGACATTGATATTCTATCTCAAAAAGCCGAAGAAATATCTAAAATTATCGCAGGTACTGAAGGTATTGGTGATATGAAAGCGGAAGCCACAACAGGTTTGCCACAAATGACAATCAATTACAACAGGAATAAATTGGCGCAATATGGTCTTCAAATAAATACGCTTAATCAAACCGTACAATCTGCATTTGCAGGTGGTACAGCAGGTGTAATTTTTGAAGGTGAAAAACGCTTCGATTTAGTAGTACGATTAAGCGATCAAAACCGTAAGGATATTTCAGATGTTCAAAACCTGTATATCAATTTACCTTCGGGTGCTCAAATTCCTTTACGTGAAATTGCAGATGTAAGCTATAAAGCAGGACCAATGCAAATCAGTAGAGATAACACCAATAGAAGAACCTATGTAGGTGTTAATGTTAGAGGACGTGATGTAAAATCGTTAGTAACTGAAATTAAATCAAAATTAGATGCACAATTAGAATTACCATCAGGTTATTTTATTCGTTATGGTGGTGCATTTGAAAATTTAGAACGTGCCAGCAACCGATTACAAACCGTTGTGCCTATTGCATTGTTACTCATATTTATACTAATATATTTTGCATTAAAATCTTTACCACAGACCTTAATGATTTACATAGCTATTCCAATGGCAACTATTGGTGGTGTTGTGGCGTTGTGGTTACGTGATATGCCATTTAGTATTTCGGCAGGTGTTGGTTTTATTGTGCTGTTTGGTGTTGCAGTTTTAAATGGTTTGGTAATGATAAGCGGACTCAACGAATTAAAAGAAGAAGGTGTAACCAATCTAAAGGATAGAATAGTTGAAGGTACTAAACGAAGAATCAGACCTATTATGCTAACTGCTTTTACAGATGTATTAGGCTTTCTACCAATGGCTATTTCATCATCAGCTGGTGCAGAAGTACAACGTCCATTGGCAACGGTTGTTATTGGTGGATTATTAACTTCAACTTTGCTTACCTTATTTGTTTTACCAATTTTATATCATTGGGTAGAAAACAAATCTTTTACGTTTAAGCCAAATAAAAAGTTAGTAACAGCAACAGCAGTTGTATTATTACTATTTGGCTTTTCACCACAAAGTAATGCACAAGAGTTGAATGATACAATTCCCGAAATTTCATTACAGGAAGCTGTTAAACTCGCAAAAAGTAATTATCCATTATTGAAGCAAAAGCAGTTGGAAATTACAAAACAAGAACAATTAAAATCGACTGCCTATGATTTCGGAACGACTCAAATTTTTACAGGTGGAGAAGAAATTGATAATGGAAATGGCATCTATACAACCATTGGTATTGGTCAATCAAATATCGATGTATTTGGCATTGGTTCTAAAAAGAAGCTACAAGAACAACGCATTCAATTGGCACAAAAAGCCTTTCAACTTTCCGAGTTGGAATTAGAATTGGAAGTTAAAAAAGCTTGGTCTAATTGCTATCAAATGAAACAAAACTATGATTTGTATAAGGAATTGGATTCCATTTATTCCAAATTCGAGCAAGCAGTAGCTTTAAATTATGAAGTAGAAGCTATTTCTAAATTAGAATATTCAGCAGCAAAAAATCAAGCGTTTCAAATTCAGAATAAAAAAGCGCAAGCCTATAGTGATTATCTTATTGCTTTACGGCAATTCAATTTGTGGTTGGTTTCAGATGAAATTTTTACGGTTTCAGATGAATTTGATGTAGCTATGGACAATGATATGGAAATGTCCAATATTGAAAGCCATCCATTGTACAGTATTTCGCTGAGCATTGTAGATGAAGCGGAAGCCAAATACAAAGCTGCAAAAGTAGATAATTTACCAAAGTTCAACTTACAAGGTGGTTTACAGAAAGTAAATGGCAATTCAGGATTTTACACGTATCAAGCAGGAATTTCCATTCCGTTTTTATCAGGTACTAACAAAGCACAGGTTAGAAGTGCCAGAATTGATAAAGACATAGCCGAAA